The following are encoded together in the Panicum virgatum strain AP13 chromosome 6K, P.virgatum_v5, whole genome shotgun sequence genome:
- the LOC120711819 gene encoding putative receptor-like protein kinase At4g00960 isoform X1, translating to MLEEQIIAYVLRRHGLIGTRVCAEIRRACIGDDPDKRPDMRCIIEMLDEAENNVDALYVELDVMERILEGSKKPSILSHQLLLFITGIFSREQEIGRSEYAITYRGILRQRSVAVKRLLMTIGFNDQMFQNQIKTMTLAQHKNIVQFLGYCSYTQQEAGEFDMADMRERLLCFEDLSNGSLDRYVSDASLGLEWSVRYQIIMGICEGLHYLHRKKIVLGELRTTNILLDDKMVPKIDIFCLSRCFVEHQSRAIAPIKMESMGYMAPEAFAGFITFMSDIYSLGIIITEILTERKDLAKENVLESWRTKLGTSSTDVLLEQVRVCAEISMACKNPNPERRPDMQRIIKMLDETESKGPAEQ from the exons ATGCTGGAAGAACAGATTATTGCATATGTCCTCCGCAGACATGGTCTTATTGGAACAAGAGTATGCGCTGAGATAAGAAGAGCTTGCATAGGCGATGACCCCGACAAAAGGCCAGATATGAGATGTATAATCGAGATGCTTGATGAAGCAGAAAATAA TGTGGATGCCTTATATGTGGAACTTGATGTCATGGAGCGCATACTTGAGGGAAGCAAGAAGCCGAGTATACTATCACATCAACTTTTACTGTTCATCACTGGAATTTTTTCTCGTGAGCAAGAAATTGGTCGGAGTGAATATGCAATCACATATAGG GGTATCCTGCGACAGCGGAGCGTTGCTGTTAAGAGGCTATTGATGACCATTGGTTTTAATGATCAGATGTTTCAGAATCAAATTAAAACCATGACGTTGGCTCAGCACAAAAATATAGTACAGTTTCTAGGATACTGTAGTTATACCCAACAAGAAGCAGGGGAATTCGACATGGCTGACATGCGGGAAAGACTGCTCTGTTTCGAAGATTTAAGCAACGGAAGCCTTGATCGCTATGTTTCGG ATGCATCTCTAGGACTTGAATGGAGTGTGAGGTATCAAATAATCATGGGAATCTGCGAGGGCTTACACTATCTTCACAGAAAGAAGATTGTTCTTGGAGAACTCAGAACTACCAATATACTGCTGGATGACAAAATGGTACCAAAAATTGATATTTTCTGTCTGTCAAGGTGCTTTGTCGAACACCAAAGCAGGGCTATTGCGCCAATCAAAATGGAATCAAT GGGATATATGGCACCAGAAGCCTTTGCCGGATTTATCACATTCATGTCCGACATATATAGCCTTGGGATCATAATCACAGAGATACTGACAGAACGCAAGGACTTAGCAAAAGAGAAT GTACTTGAAAGCTGGAGGACCAAACTGGGTACATCATCAACAGACGTACTCTTGGAACAAGTAAGAGTATGTGCAGAGATAAGCATGGCTTGCAAAAATCCTAACCCAGAAAGGAGGCCAGATATGCAGCGTATAATCAAGATGCTAGATGAGACAGAAAGTAAGGGACCAGCAGAGCAATAG
- the LOC120713252 gene encoding keratin, type I cytoskeletal 10-like: MTSGDDDAAKPTADADAARDEEARAAEAARAAALARAEEAEREAASAQADLDAAAARLRAAQERAAAERAAAAPSKEDDADAFHHGEDDIDLQAALLQQEAAVLLNLHAQAVSVQNIRTLVPLLLDVNSTFYARWKESFLDVLGKYSLERHVLSDAVAPASPSWVRMNCVVHTWLLGAISDDLADSVSERGASARAIWLAIESQFLGNRTTRALYADQEFRAFSQGDLSIIDYCRRFKRMAEDLRDLGQPISEETLVLNIIRGLNEHFRALGVRRPSSRGADHGQSSPAAALTALSGSSTGGSGGSKPPTPAPPRPPQQQDSSPKTPHQSASNSGGGGFQRGKRGGKRFNKGGGGGGSSTGGASGNASGGGSSSPAMAPPTGTSFYNPWTGAIYMWLGPRAPMPPRAAPPAQHQTYVAGPPGQWAGQWGVPSPIAPLSPGWDQQALAAQFQTMSLQQPPQQD, encoded by the exons ATGACTTCTGGCGACGATGACGCCGCCAAACCTACTGCCGACGCTGACGCTGCACGCGACGAGGAAGCACGCGCAGCCGAGGCAGCCCGAGCTGCTGCTCTGGCCCGCGCCGAGGAAGCTGAGCGGGAGGCCGCCTCCGCTCAGGCCgatctcgacgccgccgccgctcgtctccGTGCCGCGCAGGAGCGCGCTGCTGCCGAAcgtgccgcggccgcgccctccAAGGAAGATGACGCCGACGCCTTCCACCATGGCGAAGACGACATCGACCTCCAGGCCGCTCTTCTCCAACAGgaggccgccgtcctcctcaaTCTCCATGCTCAAGCTGTCTCTGTCCAGAACATCCGGACTCTCGTCCCGCTGCTCCTGGATGTCAACTCCACCTTCTACGCCCGCTGGAAGGAGTCCTTCCTTGACGTCCTCGGAAAGTACTCGCTGGAACGCCATGTTCTCTCCGACGCCGTCGCCCCTGCTTCTCCTTCCTGGGTGCGGATGAATTGTGTCGTCCACACCTGGTTGCTCGGCGCCATCTCCGACGATCTCGCCGACTCTGTCTCCGAGCGCGGCGCTTCCGCTCGTGCGATCTGGCTCGCCATCGAGTCCCAATTCCTTGGGAACCGTACCACCCGAGCTCTCTACGCCGACCAAGAGTTCCGGGCCTTTTCCCAAGGCGATCTCTCCATCATCGACTACTGCCGCCGCTTCAAACGCATGGCGGAAGATCTTCGGGACCTCGGCCAACCGATCTCCGAGGAGACGCTCGTCCTCAACATCATCCGTGGGCTCAATGAGCACTTCAGAGCCCTTG GTGTGCGACGACCTTCGTCTCGAGGAGCTGACCATGGCCAAAGCTCCCCCGCCGCTGCCCTCACCGCCCTCTCTGGCTCCAGCACCGGCGGCTCTGGCGGATCCAAGCCACCCACCCCAGCGCCGCCTCGACCACCCCAGCAGCAGGACTCCTCCCCAAAGACGCCACATCAATCGGCGTCCAACTCCGGGGGCGGCGGCTTCCAGCGCGGCAAGCGCGGCGGCAAGCGCTTCAACaaaggcggtggtggcgggggtTCCTCCACTGGCGGCGCCTCCGGCAACGCATCtggcggcggctcctcctcccctgcgATGGCTCCACCAACCGGCACCAGCTTCTACAACCCGTGGACTGGCGCGATCTACATGTGGCTGGGTCCACGGGCCCCGATGCCTCCGAGGGCCGCTCCTCCAGCTCAACACCAGACCTACGTCGCCGGCCCACCTGGCCAATGGGCTGGCCAGTGGGGTGTTCCCTCCCCTATTGCGCCTCTGTCTCCGGGCTGGGATCAGCAGGCCCTAGCGGCCCAATTCCAGACCATGTCGCTCCAACAGCCGCCGCAACAAGATTGA
- the LOC120713253 gene encoding BTB/POZ and MATH domain-containing protein 1-like encodes MPTTTQVKTASTCRPPETVQGTHVFDILSHCMCISRGELGGTYLRDDRLTIECVVTVRKEPRVSRTRAFPSIRVPASNLKRQLAGLLERAAFAVAGETFAAHQLVLALRSPVFKAELCGLMREAGGAAQPIDIEDMQPEVFRAMLHFVYTDSMDHSDDDFGRNCDMVRHLLVAADRYAIERLKLTCQSILCRNQDVKNVATTLALADQHHCDRLKQACVEFMCFANNMEAVVDTQGYKDLATTSPSVLAEAMVRMSKVGKKDNQKSTGRYRCT; translated from the coding sequence ATGCCGACGACGACCCAGGTGAAGACGGCGTCGACGTGCCGCCCGCCGGAGACGGTGCAGGGCACGCACGTGTTCGACATCCTCAGCCACTGCATGTGCATcagccgcggcgagctcgggggCACCTACCTCCGAGACGACCGCCTCACCATCGAGTGCGTGGTCACCGTCCGGAAGGAGCCCCGGGTGAGCCGGACCCGGGCGTTCCCCAGCATCCGGGTGCCCGCCTCCAACCTCAAGCGCCAGCTCGCCGGCCTACTGGAGAGAGCGGcgttcgccgtcgccggcgagacgTTCGCCGCGCACCAGCTCGTGCTCGCCCTGCGCTCGCCGGTCTTCAAGGCGGAGCTCTGCGGCCTCATGCGGGaggccggcggggcggcgcagCCCATCGACATCGAGGACATGCAGCCGGAGGTGTTCCGGGCCATGCTCCACTTCGTCTACACCGACTCCATGGATCACAGCGACGACGACTTCGGGAGGAACTGCGACATGGTCCGGCACCTGCTGGTGGCGGCGGACAGGTACGCCATTGAGAGGCTCAAGCTGACCTGCCAGAGCATCCTCTGCCGCAACCAGGACGTCAAGAACGTGGCGACGACGCTGGCCTTGGCCGATCAGCATCACTGCGACAGGCTGAAGCAGGCGTGCGTCGAGTTCATGTGCTTTGCGAATAACATGGAAGCGGTTGTGGACACGCAGGGGTACAAGGATCTCGCCACAACTTCGCCTTCGGTCTTGGCTGAGGCGATGGTGAGGATGAGCAAGGTCGGCAAAAAAGATAACCAAAAAAGCACTGGGAGATATAGATGCACCTAA